In Trichocoleus desertorum NBK24, the following are encoded in one genomic region:
- a CDS encoding glycosyltransferase, with protein sequence MNYSFIPSTAKPVLSFCMIVRNEEQNLSRCLASVRSQVDEIIVVDTGSEDNTVEIAQQYGAQVKQFEWCDDFAAARNFAIAHASGDWILTLDADEELVIESGKSEAWQEQLINSSPESLAYWIPLLDAHQPMTTLPTIRLFRNLSELRYCGRYHEQITYQNQYIPTNFIQNLNCLEIRHYGYADDLLIHKNLNRNIPLLERLRQKEPLSLLLLLTLGNAYLRTDQVDKARGCWSEAFERLSPHLLIGELPNETVRLPALLFILGLDLLHEQQDYETAMLVCRRGLQWFPDYPPLNHLTGSLMQELGFPLAAAGYFEQCLTMGRQGLYFQREPFDLNFLTVWPACDLGHAYRELKRFPEAIQAYELALSFQADYEPAQVGLAAAHQKLQHIPL encoded by the coding sequence GTGAATTACTCGTTCATTCCTTCTACTGCTAAACCTGTACTCTCCTTCTGTATGATTGTCAGAAATGAGGAGCAGAACTTGTCTCGTTGTTTAGCTAGTGTGCGATCGCAAGTAGACGAGATAATTGTGGTCGATACAGGCTCTGAGGATAATACGGTTGAGATTGCTCAGCAGTACGGAGCCCAGGTTAAGCAGTTTGAATGGTGTGATGATTTTGCAGCTGCCCGGAACTTTGCGATCGCTCACGCTTCTGGAGACTGGATTCTAACGCTGGATGCTGACGAAGAGCTAGTCATCGAATCAGGCAAATCAGAAGCTTGGCAGGAACAGTTGATAAATAGCAGTCCTGAATCCCTGGCATATTGGATTCCCTTGCTCGATGCCCATCAACCAATGACCACTTTGCCAACGATCAGGCTTTTCCGAAATTTATCTGAATTACGGTATTGCGGACGCTATCACGAACAAATTACTTATCAAAACCAATATATCCCCACCAACTTCATTCAGAACCTGAATTGTCTAGAAATCCGACACTATGGATATGCCGATGACTTGCTTATACACAAAAACTTAAACCGAAACATTCCCTTACTCGAAAGGCTCCGCCAGAAAGAACCCCTCAGCCTACTGCTACTTTTAACTTTGGGTAATGCCTACCTAAGAACTGACCAAGTAGATAAGGCTAGAGGCTGTTGGTCAGAAGCTTTCGAACGCCTCTCTCCTCATTTGCTGATTGGTGAGCTGCCGAATGAGACGGTACGTCTGCCAGCCTTACTGTTCATTTTAGGTCTCGACCTCCTCCACGAGCAACAAGACTACGAAACAGCTATGTTAGTTTGTCGTCGCGGGTTGCAATGGTTTCCTGATTACCCTCCGCTTAATCATTTGACTGGCTCACTCATGCAAGAACTGGGCTTTCCACTGGCTGCTGCTGGTTACTTCGAACAGTGCCTAACAATGGGACGTCAAGGTCTTTATTTTCAGCGAGAACCTTTTGACCTCAACTTTTTAACTGTTTGGCCCGCTTGCGACCTTGGTCATGCCTATAGGGAACTCAAACGTTTCCCAGAGGCAATTCAAGCTTATGAGTTAGCCCTCTCCTTTCAAGCAGATTACGAACCCGCACAAGTAGGTTTAGCAGCCGCTCATCAGAAATTGCAGCACATACCGCTTTGA
- a CDS encoding O-linked N-acetylglucosamine transferase, SPINDLY family protein, translating to MTSEFSADHLYKLQQQADQYLAQGQYAKAASLYEQTVELDSSVKRNYWYLGLALLLQGQETEAQTSWFIALADVDEDQLPTCTAELVAVLQAEAERRESLSSQEEDAIALAIRHHLREIVPTDVNNLLKILQISVQLKIFSGDDLDSLNLIPLLQRNDTQGINSPLLRNVLKSFLETDPLHPLVLEFAESCLPYVEDVEAWLEVLIIPAIKIAYSLGKVGVAIYLAELGLTINPKHLGALGHLSAFYYKAGDYEKGVEVAKQYYSTAQTLPGKVYGSFLLLKSLTISGGAWEKADETMQHHKNLLRSLIAQNPTDLDRGAALSMFTSTFFLPYMEDEAEANRYFFNHIGELCQASIHNYSRGQAEHYQQYHSTVLQNTTVCTKPLKIGYVSGFLRQHSVGWLARWLFQYHDRERFQIYTYFINQPQEEAFTNYWFVNNSSQVRFLDIDGLEIADAIYQDQIDILVDLDSITLDTTCEVMALKPAPIQVTWLGWDASGIPAVDYYIADPYVLPESAQNYYTEKIWRLPDTYIAVEGFEVGVPTLRRDQLEIPHDAVVYLSAQKGHKRHPDLARLQMKILKEIPNSYFLLKGLANEEMLKESFIQLAEAEGISSDRLKFLPQVSAEAVHRANLSIADVVLDTYPYNGATTTLETLWMGVPLVTRVGEQFVSRNSYTMMINIGVTEGIAATAEEYVEWGVRFGKDPVLRQQVAWKMRASRQTSPLWNARQFTRNMEDAYTQMWENYVNSK from the coding sequence ATGACTTCTGAGTTTAGTGCTGACCATTTATACAAGCTACAGCAGCAAGCTGATCAGTATTTAGCGCAAGGGCAATATGCTAAGGCTGCCAGTCTATACGAGCAAACTGTCGAACTTGACTCTAGTGTCAAACGGAACTATTGGTATCTAGGTTTAGCACTACTCTTACAAGGTCAAGAAACTGAGGCCCAAACCAGTTGGTTTATAGCCCTAGCAGATGTAGATGAAGATCAATTGCCAACCTGTACTGCTGAGCTAGTTGCCGTGTTACAGGCTGAGGCGGAACGGCGAGAAAGCTTATCCTCTCAAGAGGAAGATGCGATCGCCTTAGCAATTCGGCACCATCTTCGGGAAATTGTACCAACAGATGTCAACAACCTTCTGAAAATTCTACAAATATCGGTTCAACTCAAGATATTTTCTGGGGACGATCTTGATTCTTTAAACTTAATTCCATTACTGCAAAGGAATGACACTCAAGGTATTAACTCGCCCTTATTAAGAAATGTTCTAAAAAGCTTTTTAGAGACTGATCCATTACATCCGTTAGTCTTAGAGTTTGCGGAATCTTGTTTACCCTATGTAGAAGATGTAGAAGCGTGGCTTGAGGTATTAATCATTCCAGCAATTAAAATTGCTTACTCCTTAGGCAAAGTTGGAGTTGCAATTTATTTGGCAGAGTTGGGGCTAACTATCAATCCAAAACACTTAGGAGCTTTGGGTCATTTATCTGCGTTTTATTACAAAGCTGGTGACTATGAAAAAGGCGTTGAGGTTGCCAAGCAATATTACAGTACTGCTCAGACATTGCCTGGAAAAGTTTATGGTAGCTTCCTTTTATTAAAATCCTTGACAATTTCTGGGGGTGCGTGGGAAAAGGCAGATGAGACAATGCAGCATCATAAGAATTTGTTGCGATCGCTGATTGCGCAAAATCCTACTGATCTAGATCGTGGTGCAGCATTATCCATGTTTACATCAACCTTCTTTTTACCCTATATGGAAGATGAAGCAGAAGCTAATCGTTATTTCTTCAATCACATTGGTGAGCTTTGCCAAGCTAGCATTCATAATTACTCAAGGGGTCAGGCAGAGCACTATCAGCAATATCATTCAACAGTTTTGCAGAATACTACTGTATGTACTAAACCCTTGAAAATCGGTTATGTATCTGGCTTTTTAAGGCAGCACTCGGTTGGCTGGTTGGCCCGCTGGTTGTTTCAATATCACGATCGTGAGCGCTTTCAGATTTATACGTACTTTATAAATCAACCCCAAGAAGAAGCATTTACAAACTACTGGTTTGTGAATAATAGCTCTCAGGTTCGATTTTTAGATATAGATGGCTTGGAAATTGCTGACGCGATCTATCAGGACCAAATTGATATTTTGGTGGATCTCGATAGTATTACGTTAGATACCACTTGCGAAGTTATGGCTTTAAAGCCAGCACCAATTCAGGTGACATGGTTAGGCTGGGATGCTTCAGGAATTCCAGCTGTTGATTACTATATTGCGGATCCCTATGTTTTGCCAGAGTCCGCACAGAATTACTATACAGAGAAAATCTGGCGCTTACCTGACACCTATATTGCTGTAGAGGGGTTTGAAGTCGGAGTGCCAACTCTTCGACGTGATCAATTAGAAATTCCTCATGATGCTGTTGTCTATTTAAGTGCTCAAAAAGGTCATAAACGGCATCCAGACTTAGCACGGTTACAGATGAAAATTCTAAAAGAAATACCTAATAGTTATTTCTTGTTGAAGGGTTTGGCGAATGAGGAGATGTTAAAGGAGTCGTTTATTCAACTTGCTGAAGCGGAAGGAATTAGTAGCGATCGCCTAAAGTTTTTACCTCAGGTTTCTGCTGAAGCAGTTCACCGAGCTAATTTGAGTATTGCTGATGTTGTTTTAGATACCTATCCTTATAATGGTGCGACAACCACCCTCGAAACGCTCTGGATGGGAGTTCCTTTGGTAACCAGAGTAGGAGAGCAGTTTGTCAGCCGCAATAGCTACACAATGATGATCAATATTGGGGTGACAGAAGGCATTGCTGCAACAGCAGAAGAATATGTTGAATGGGGAGTTCGCTTTGGTAAAGATCCGGTATTGCGCCAACAAGTAGCTTGGAAAATGCGTGCTTCTCGCCAAACATCCCCTCTCTGGAATGCTAGACAGTTTACTCGCAATATGGAAGATGCCTATACACAGATGTGGGAGAACTATGTAAATTCAAAATAG
- a CDS encoding glycosyltransferase family 1 protein, producing MPFKWHWHVVEGVADLKNDTAWSVKLGGHITEDIHQNGLSKDGTTEYLNELAELYPDQVTIYRKPEGMFWDGKLEMVNAPLANIDEECLLWQIDADELWTVEQINTVRHLFLESPDKTAAYYWCNYFVGEKLLISSRYCYAQNPQQEWLRTWRYQPGCYWAAHEPPILAQLNSNQWQDVASINPFLHQETEAEGLIFQHFAYVIPEQLEFKEKYYGYANAYAQWQTLQAETRFPVLLRDYFPWVHDETLIDTADSLGIVPIAQREKTTNTWRFLSLGDLQQQLTTLIRPQPTIIIDGVFFQLYKSGIARVWRSLLEEWVNTGFAKHLLLLDRAKTAPMIPGVKYRLIPPYDYNDIESDCQILQEICDEEQANLFISTYYTHPLSTTSVLMVHDMIPEVVGTNLDQPIWQAKHDSIHHASAYLAVSENTARDLIKFFPEVDPATVTVTHNGINRSFTPAIPEAISSFKHKYGIYKPYFLLSGGRRGYKNTIVFFQAFAQLISKHGFDIVCTGGTTHLEAEFRAYTIGTKVHMLYLEDDELPLAYAGAIALVYPSQYEGFGLPIIEAMACGCPVITSPNASIPEVAGQAALYVPSNDVNGLTNALCEIQKPEVRKSLVHAGLEQVKQFSWGKMAQQVSSALIAATLIPLNLSDRNLIVFPDWTQPEEIYCTELADVIRAIATQSDRSHLTLLIYSECISQEDANLILSSITMALLLDEELEVSDGPEISLVANLHPLQWQTLITRIQSRVTLPHEDQNAIAQTAAAQLPTFEIGQLTSL from the coding sequence ATGGTGAATGCACCTCTAGCAAACATTGATGAAGAATGCCTACTTTGGCAAATTGATGCTGATGAGCTATGGACTGTGGAGCAAATTAACACAGTTCGCCATTTATTTTTGGAAAGTCCTGATAAGACAGCGGCTTACTATTGGTGCAATTACTTTGTAGGAGAGAAATTATTAATTAGCTCCCGTTACTGCTATGCTCAGAATCCTCAACAAGAGTGGTTAAGAACTTGGCGGTATCAGCCAGGATGTTATTGGGCAGCTCATGAACCACCTATCTTAGCACAGCTTAATAGCAACCAATGGCAAGATGTTGCATCGATCAACCCTTTTCTGCATCAGGAAACTGAGGCCGAAGGGTTGATTTTTCAACATTTTGCCTATGTGATTCCAGAGCAATTGGAATTCAAGGAAAAGTATTACGGCTATGCTAATGCTTATGCTCAATGGCAAACTCTACAAGCTGAAACTCGATTTCCGGTTCTTCTGCGCGACTATTTTCCTTGGGTACATGATGAGACCTTGATCGACACAGCTGACTCGCTTGGCATTGTTCCAATTGCTCAAAGGGAGAAGACTACAAACACTTGGAGGTTTTTAAGCCTGGGAGACCTACAGCAACAACTAACTACGCTAATTCGCCCTCAGCCAACGATTATTATTGACGGCGTTTTCTTTCAGCTTTACAAAAGTGGGATTGCACGAGTTTGGCGATCGCTATTAGAAGAATGGGTTAATACTGGATTTGCCAAACATCTATTACTATTAGATCGAGCTAAAACTGCTCCAATGATTCCTGGAGTTAAGTACCGCCTTATTCCTCCTTACGACTACAACGATATAGAGAGCGATTGCCAAATATTGCAAGAAATTTGTGATGAGGAACAAGCTAATCTTTTTATCTCCACTTACTACACTCACCCGCTCTCAACTACTTCCGTTCTAATGGTTCACGACATGATCCCGGAAGTAGTCGGAACCAATCTAGATCAGCCGATATGGCAAGCAAAGCACGATAGCATTCATCATGCCTCTGCTTATCTTGCGGTCTCCGAAAATACAGCTCGTGATCTAATCAAGTTTTTTCCAGAAGTTGATCCTGCTACTGTCACAGTTACCCATAACGGCATCAATCGCTCCTTTACTCCTGCTATCCCCGAAGCTATTAGTAGCTTCAAGCATAAATATGGCATTTACAAGCCTTATTTTTTGCTTTCGGGAGGCAGAAGGGGTTACAAAAACACTATTGTTTTCTTTCAAGCATTCGCTCAGCTAATTAGCAAGCACGGATTTGATATTGTTTGCACAGGAGGAACTACTCATCTAGAGGCTGAGTTTAGAGCTTATACCATAGGCACTAAAGTACATATGCTGTATTTAGAGGATGATGAGTTGCCGCTGGCTTATGCAGGGGCGATCGCTTTAGTTTATCCCTCGCAATACGAAGGCTTTGGTCTACCTATTATTGAGGCTATGGCTTGTGGCTGCCCTGTAATTACTTCTCCTAATGCGTCAATTCCAGAGGTTGCAGGTCAGGCAGCACTTTATGTACCGTCCAATGATGTCAACGGCCTAACTAACGCACTTTGTGAGATACAAAAACCGGAGGTTCGCAAATCTCTCGTTCACGCTGGTTTAGAACAGGTCAAGCAGTTCTCATGGGGCAAGATGGCCCAACAAGTAAGTTCTGCTTTAATTGCGGCCACTCTAATCCCACTCAACTTAAGTGATCGTAACTTGATTGTCTTTCCTGATTGGACTCAGCCAGAGGAAATTTACTGTACAGAGCTTGCTGATGTCATCCGGGCGATCGCAACTCAATCAGACAGGAGTCACCTAACTTTATTAATCTATAGTGAGTGCATTTCGCAGGAAGATGCTAACTTGATTCTCTCTAGCATTACGATGGCTCTACTGCTCGACGAAGAACTTGAGGTAAGTGATGGCCCCGAAATTTCACTTGTGGCTAATTTACATCCTCTTCAGTGGCAAACTTTAATAACTCGAATTCAAAGCCGCGTTACTCTACCTCATGAGGATCAGAACGCGATTGCTCAAACAGCCGCCGCACAACTACCAACTTTTGAGATAGGACAACTTACATCTCTTTAA
- a CDS encoding class I SAM-dependent methyltransferase, whose protein sequence is MNNQASESEKIRQQFEMAPYPTIPLEESPKKATNILYLHNLITPFYLKNHKVVDTKDKVILDVGCGSGFTSLILAEANPGAKIVGMDISEKSVDLARQRLKYHGFDNSEFYTLTAEELPSLNLQFDYINCDEVLYLLPDPIAGLQSMKAVLKPDGIIRANLHSSLQREFYFRAQKIFRMMGLMDGPPEELEIEIVREIMRSLKPDVYLKLMAWKPDFETDVERVRANLLLQGDKGYTVKELFAALQAADLEFVSMVRWRQWEIMDLFQDPDDLPSFLAMSLPEISVEERLHLFELLQPVNRLLDFWCAHPTEATNLSPVSDWDVAEWQRAQVQLHPQLKTLPVKEMLIDCITARQPFEISRFIPEPAKTPVIVDSHIAACLLPLWEGSQSFMSLVDRWQVVKPVNPITLEPISEQTALEEVKQLLSDLEIYLYTLVEVA, encoded by the coding sequence ATGAACAATCAGGCATCTGAGAGCGAAAAAATTCGTCAGCAGTTTGAGATGGCTCCCTACCCAACCATTCCCTTGGAGGAATCTCCCAAAAAGGCTACTAATATTCTTTATTTACATAACCTGATAACCCCATTTTATTTAAAAAATCACAAAGTTGTTGATACAAAGGACAAGGTGATTTTAGATGTGGGTTGTGGTAGTGGCTTTACTTCCTTGATTCTGGCGGAAGCCAATCCAGGGGCCAAAATCGTAGGTATGGACATTTCTGAGAAGTCCGTAGACTTAGCTCGTCAGCGATTGAAATATCACGGGTTTGACAACTCTGAATTTTATACTTTAACTGCCGAAGAACTGCCCAGTCTAAATCTCCAGTTCGACTACATCAACTGTGATGAAGTTTTGTACTTGCTTCCTGATCCGATTGCTGGCTTGCAATCAATGAAGGCAGTGCTCAAACCCGATGGCATTATTCGAGCGAACCTGCATAGCTCCCTACAGCGAGAATTTTATTTTCGGGCGCAAAAAATCTTTAGAATGATGGGTTTAATGGATGGCCCACCTGAGGAGTTAGAGATCGAGATAGTCCGAGAGATTATGCGATCGCTGAAACCAGATGTTTATCTAAAGTTAATGGCTTGGAAGCCCGATTTTGAGACTGATGTGGAGCGAGTGCGGGCAAATCTGCTGCTGCAAGGCGATAAGGGTTATACAGTCAAAGAACTTTTTGCCGCCCTCCAAGCTGCTGACCTAGAGTTTGTCAGCATGGTGAGGTGGCGACAGTGGGAGATCATGGATCTTTTTCAAGATCCTGATGACCTACCCTCCTTCCTGGCCATGAGCTTACCAGAGATCTCTGTAGAAGAACGTCTTCATTTATTTGAACTTTTGCAACCAGTTAATCGGTTACTAGACTTTTGGTGTGCTCACCCTACTGAGGCCACAAACTTGAGCCCTGTTTCGGACTGGGATGTAGCAGAGTGGCAGCGTGCCCAAGTGCAACTACATCCTCAACTAAAAACCCTACCAGTCAAAGAAATGCTGATTGATTGCATTACTGCACGCCAACCCTTCGAAATCAGTCGCTTCATTCCAGAGCCAGCCAAGACTCCTGTTATAGTAGACAGCCATATTGCTGCTTGTTTGTTGCCTCTTTGGGAAGGTTCTCAGTCTTTTATGTCTTTAGTGGATCGCTGGCAGGTGGTGAAGCCAGTCAACCCCATTACCCTGGAACCTATTAGTGAGCAAACGGCGCTTGAGGAGGTCAAGCAGCTTCTAAGCGACTTAGAGATCTATCTATACACTCTGGTAGAAGTGGCATAG
- a CDS encoding type IV pilin-like G/H family protein yields the protein MKTEFQAKFLQHLAQKKEDQGFTLIELLVVIIIIGILSAIALPSFLNQANKAKQSEAKQNVGSLNRAQQAYYLENSTFGSTVENLGLGIQTQTTNYTYTVDAKETVGLSTLAINRGSSLKAPLRQYAGRVELGTVIATSEATTLAILCETKAVLGNPPEANLTPVSTVVATGCTDKGKVLDAK from the coding sequence ATGAAGACCGAATTTCAAGCCAAATTCCTTCAGCACCTAGCTCAGAAGAAAGAAGATCAAGGTTTCACCCTTATTGAACTTCTTGTTGTTATCATCATCATCGGTATTTTGTCTGCGATCGCATTGCCTTCCTTCCTAAACCAAGCTAACAAAGCGAAGCAGTCTGAAGCGAAGCAAAACGTTGGCTCCCTAAACCGAGCTCAACAAGCTTACTACCTAGAGAACTCTACTTTCGGTAGCACCGTTGAGAACCTTGGTCTTGGTATTCAAACCCAAACCACCAACTATACTTATACAGTTGACGCCAAAGAAACAGTCGGTCTGTCTACCCTTGCTATTAACCGAGGTAGCTCTCTCAAGGCTCCTCTAAGACAATATGCAGGTCGGGTAGAATTAGGAACTGTGATCGCAACTAGTGAAGCAACCACCCTTGCAATTCTTTGTGAAACCAAGGCTGTTCTTGGCAATCCCCCTGAGGCTAACCTGACTCCTGTCAGCACTGTCGTTGCTACCGGTTGCACCGATAAAGGTAAAGTCTTGGATGCTAAGTAA
- a CDS encoding tetratricopeptide repeat protein: MNPLKVSTEAQNLLSQEKFDQAIALLKQAIQEIPDNYQLCNLLANAYLQREQMSEAIACYQKAVELSPQSPKAHKNLGNAWLKQNNLSAAIACYQKAIELDPDYATAYYNLGLVFQRQNQLEAAIAHYRHAIELNPTDAAAYNNLGLALQSNNQPEAAIACYTKLLTINSADSTAYYNLGYISQEQKHLEAARFYYQQALNLNSYDIATLNNLGFILNELDQHEEAISVLQQALQLNPKYISSLTNLGIAYTQLGKVAEGIFVLQQSLALDSTHVEAYVNLGSAYERQDRLEEAIACYQKALALNPNHASAYNNLGVVLEQQGDFSEALTSYEQAIQLEPKEASQHWNRSLLLLRTGHLKTGFAGFEARWHMKAIAPHSFPQPLWDGANLQGRSILLHSEGGFGDTLQFVRYAPLVAERGGTVKVVAPKPLLRLLSTLAGVDQLISWEADLPDFDVHIPLMSLPHLFRTSLETIPAGIPYLSPPKVLPFTLESLPNTFLKVGLAWGGNPEYGRDRSRSCSLQQFLPLLEIPEVAFYSLQKGPRAAELTEFSGEIPLQNLGDRIHDFSDTAAVMAQLDLVITTDTSVAHLAGALGRPVWVLLNFVPDWRWLTEGDRSPWYPTMRLFRQTKLGNWSDVFTQVNQALRDLANQRSLIV; this comes from the coding sequence ATGAATCCTCTGAAGGTATCTACTGAAGCCCAAAACCTTTTATCTCAAGAGAAATTTGACCAAGCAATTGCACTGTTAAAGCAGGCTATTCAAGAAATTCCTGATAATTATCAGTTATGTAACCTGTTAGCTAACGCTTATTTGCAACGGGAACAGATGTCTGAGGCGATCGCTTGCTACCAAAAAGCTGTGGAACTAAGTCCACAATCACCTAAGGCTCATAAAAATCTTGGTAACGCTTGGCTCAAACAAAATAACTTATCTGCTGCGATCGCTTGCTACCAAAAAGCTATAGAACTAGACCCAGACTACGCAACTGCTTATTACAACTTGGGTCTGGTTTTTCAACGACAAAACCAGCTTGAAGCTGCGATCGCTCATTATCGACATGCCATTGAGCTTAATCCAACTGATGCAGCAGCGTACAACAATCTAGGCTTGGCTCTCCAAAGTAATAATCAACCGGAAGCTGCGATCGCTTGTTATACAAAACTTTTAACTATAAACTCTGCCGACAGTACTGCTTACTACAACCTAGGATATATTTCTCAGGAGCAAAAACACTTAGAAGCAGCACGCTTTTACTATCAGCAAGCTCTTAATCTTAATTCCTATGACATAGCAACCCTTAATAATTTAGGCTTTATCTTGAATGAGCTGGATCAACATGAAGAAGCTATTTCAGTTCTTCAGCAGGCTCTACAATTAAACCCCAAGTATATAAGTTCTCTGACAAACTTGGGAATTGCCTATACCCAACTTGGTAAGGTGGCAGAAGGGATTTTTGTGCTTCAGCAAAGTTTAGCCCTTGACTCTACTCATGTTGAGGCTTATGTCAACTTAGGAAGCGCCTATGAAAGACAGGATCGTCTTGAAGAAGCAATTGCTTGTTATCAGAAAGCGTTGGCATTAAATCCTAATCATGCCTCTGCTTACAACAATTTAGGAGTTGTCCTTGAGCAGCAAGGAGACTTTTCTGAGGCACTCACCTCTTATGAACAGGCGATTCAATTAGAGCCTAAAGAAGCTAGTCAGCATTGGAACCGAAGTCTACTGTTGTTGAGAACAGGTCACTTGAAGACGGGTTTTGCAGGATTTGAGGCCCGTTGGCACATGAAGGCGATCGCACCTCATTCCTTTCCTCAACCGTTATGGGATGGTGCGAACCTTCAAGGCCGTAGTATCCTTCTCCACTCAGAAGGAGGTTTTGGCGATACATTGCAATTCGTTCGATATGCGCCCTTGGTAGCTGAGCGAGGTGGAACTGTTAAGGTTGTTGCTCCCAAACCCCTGCTGCGTTTATTAAGTACTCTGGCAGGTGTGGATCAATTAATTTCATGGGAAGCGGATCTACCTGATTTTGATGTTCATATACCTCTGATGAGCTTGCCGCATCTATTCAGAACCTCACTAGAGACGATCCCTGCTGGTATTCCCTACTTATCACCTCCTAAAGTCTTGCCGTTTACCCTAGAATCCCTGCCAAATACTTTTCTTAAAGTGGGGCTGGCTTGGGGAGGAAATCCTGAATATGGCCGCGATCGCAGTCGCTCTTGCTCACTACAGCAATTTCTACCACTGCTTGAGATTCCTGAAGTTGCCTTTTACAGCTTACAAAAGGGGCCAAGGGCTGCCGAATTAACTGAGTTTTCTGGTGAGATACCTCTACAGAATTTGGGCGATCGCATTCATGACTTTAGCGATACAGCGGCTGTAATGGCACAGCTAGATCTGGTTATTACAACCGATACCTCAGTAGCTCACCTCGCTGGTGCCTTAGGACGTCCAGTTTGGGTTTTACTAAACTTTGTACCCGACTGGCGATGGCTAACTGAGGGCGATCGCAGCCCTTGGTATCCTACTATGCGGTTGTTCCGCCAAACAAAACTGGGTAATTGGTCAGACGTATTCACGCAAGTCAATCAAGCTCTACGAGATTTAGCTAATCAAAGATCGTTAATCGTTTAA
- the trxB gene encoding thioredoxin-disulfide reductase: protein MTNPTVENLVIIGSGPAGYTAAIYAARANLKPFVFEGFQAGGLPGGQLMTTTEVENFPGFPEGITGPQLMDRMKAQAVRWGAELVTEDVVSVDLRQRPFVVRSEEREVKAHSVVIATGATAKRLGLPCEHQFWSRGISACAICDGATPIFRSAELAVVGGGDSAAEEAVYLTKYGSHVHLLVRGEKMRASKAMQDRVLKNPKITVHWNTDLWDVFGEAEHMKGVHLRNNKTGEASELHVRGLFYAIGHTPNTSLFEGQLELDDIGYVLTKPGSVETNVEGVFAAGDVQDHEYRQAITAAGTGCMAAMLAERWLSAQGLVQEFHQTEASEKPEAEQTAKKSEADQESEFSVDATRHEGGYALRKLYHESDRLIVVKYASPNCGPCHTLKPILNKVVDEFEDKVHFVEIDVEQDPDIAEAAGVMGTPTIQFFKDKAKVGEMKGVKQKSEYRQLISSNL from the coding sequence ATGACAAATCCAACTGTTGAAAATTTAGTCATTATTGGTTCTGGCCCTGCGGGATATACGGCTGCCATCTATGCTGCAAGAGCGAATCTGAAGCCGTTTGTCTTTGAGGGCTTTCAGGCAGGGGGACTACCAGGTGGGCAGTTGATGACGACCACTGAGGTGGAGAACTTCCCTGGCTTCCCAGAAGGAATTACCGGGCCACAGTTAATGGATCGGATGAAGGCTCAAGCAGTGCGCTGGGGGGCTGAACTGGTGACTGAGGATGTGGTGTCAGTAGATCTTAGACAGCGTCCCTTTGTAGTACGCTCTGAAGAACGAGAAGTGAAGGCGCACAGTGTTGTAATTGCAACAGGTGCGACAGCGAAGCGGCTGGGTTTACCTTGCGAACATCAGTTTTGGAGCCGTGGTATTTCGGCTTGTGCCATTTGTGATGGAGCGACCCCAATCTTCCGATCGGCTGAGTTGGCAGTTGTAGGGGGGGGCGACTCGGCAGCAGAAGAAGCTGTCTATTTGACCAAGTATGGGTCGCATGTGCATCTATTAGTACGCGGCGAGAAGATGCGGGCTAGTAAGGCTATGCAGGATCGAGTGCTGAAAAACCCCAAGATTACCGTTCATTGGAACACGGATCTTTGGGATGTGTTTGGGGAAGCAGAGCACATGAAAGGGGTTCATCTCCGTAATAACAAGACAGGGGAAGCTAGTGAGCTACATGTGCGGGGTTTGTTCTATGCGATCGGCCATACCCCAAATACCTCGTTATTCGAAGGTCAGCTCGAACTCGATGATATTGGTTACGTTTTGACGAAGCCTGGTTCTGTAGAAACTAACGTGGAAGGTGTGTTCGCCGCTGGTGATGTCCAGGACCACGAGTATCGACAAGCCATCACAGCAGCGGGCACAGGCTGTATGGCGGCGATGCTGGCGGAGCGCTGGTTATCGGCTCAGGGTTTGGTGCAGGAATTCCATCAGACAGAAGCTTCGGAGAAACCAGAAGCTGAGCAAACTGCTAAAAAGTCAGAAGCGGATCAAGAGTCTGAATTTAGTGTGGATGCAACTCGGCATGAAGGTGGGTATGCGCTCCGGAAGCTTTACCACGAGAGCGATCGCCTGATTGTGGTGAAATATGCGTCTCCGAACTGTGGACCTTGCCACACATTGAAACCCATCTTGAATAAAGTAGTGGATGAGTTTGAGGATAAAGTCCATTTTGTCGAGATTGATGTGGAGCAAGACCCAGACATTGCCGAAGCCGCAGGTGTCATGGGTACGCCAACGATTCAGTTCTTCAAGGACAAGGCCAAAGTGGGTGAAATGAAGGGCGTGAAGCAGAAGAGCGAGTATCGCCAACTGATTAGCAGCAACCTGTAA